In one window of Candidatus Sulfuricurvum sp. RIFRC-1 DNA:
- a CDS encoding IS3 family transposase (programmed frameshift), with the protein MARYTDEFKQEAVKQVTNNNYAIKDVAERLGIHPDSLKTWVSRYKDPQSTAEYAQLKTVHDEMKKLKSELKRVTEERDNLKKGRRVLCQKPRIKYAFIQVHEPLYGIRRLCKAMQVHPSGYYAWVKEPMSDRAKANEVLSVQIKEAYVQSNNAYGYRNIHKDLIESGITVNRKRVARLMITNGLYGAGTLKKKPRHKAGSIHKAHPNHLKQCFNVEKPNEAWVTDITYIRTYEGWLYLAVVLDLFSRKVIGWGMSHRMTTSLAMDALRMATMRQGAKHSVILHSDQGSQFSSYEWQSMLKHSNIIPSMSRRGNCYDNAVVESFFKTLKRECVRKEIFVTREYAKSKIFHYIEMFYNPKRRHSYLGYLSPNEFEVRYFLESTKNEVLAEN; encoded by the exons ATGGCAAGATATACAGACGAGTTCAAACAAGAAGCAGTAAAGCAAGTCACCAACAACAATTATGCGATCAAAGATGTAGCAGAGAGATTGGGGATTCATCCAGATTCTCTAAAAACTTGGGTCAGCCGATACAAAGATCCTCAATCTACAGCTGAGTATGCTCAATTAAAAACGGTACACGATGAGATGAAGAAGCTCAAATCGGAGCTCAAGCGTGTTACCGAGGAGCGTGATA ATCTTAAAAAAGGCCGCCGCGTACTTTGCCAGAAACCAAGGATAAAGTACGCATTTATTCAGGTTCATGAGCCCTTATATGGGATTCGACGCTTGTGCAAAGCGATGCAAGTTCATCCGAGCGGATATTACGCTTGGGTGAAAGAGCCTATGTCTGATCGGGCAAAGGCAAATGAAGTGCTAAGTGTTCAGATCAAAGAAGCGTATGTACAGAGTAATAACGCCTACGGCTATCGAAATATCCACAAAGACCTAATCGAGTCGGGAATCACCGTCAACCGGAAACGAGTTGCACGCTTGATGATTACCAACGGACTCTACGGTGCGGGGACTCTCAAAAAGAAGCCTCGTCATAAAGCGGGCAGTATCCATAAAGCCCATCCGAATCATCTCAAGCAGTGCTTTAACGTAGAGAAACCTAATGAAGCATGGGTAACGGATATCACCTATATTCGAACCTACGAGGGATGGTTGTATCTTGCGGTCGTATTAGACCTTTTCAGCCGCAAAGTGATTGGATGGGGGATGAGCCATCGGATGACGACATCGCTCGCTATGGATGCACTGAGAATGGCAACGATGCGGCAGGGGGCGAAACACAGTGTGATACTTCACTCCGATCAAGGATCGCAGTTTAGCTCCTATGAATGGCAAAGTATGCTCAAACACTCCAACATCATCCCAAGTATGAGCAGACGGGGTAACTGCTATGACAATGCCGTCGTGGAAAGCTTCTTTAAAACCTTGAAACGTGAATGCGTCAGGAAAGAGATATTTGTGACGAGAGAGTATGCAAAATCAAAAATATTCCATTATATCGAGATGTTCTATAACCCTAAAAGACGGCATAGCTATCTGGGATATTTATCTCCAAACGAATTTGAGGTAAGATACTTTTTGGAATCAACAAAAAATGAGGTGTTGGCGGAAAACTAA
- a CDS encoding DUF255 domain-containing protein, with the protein MGVIPSLFFISSLFASNSLIHSSSPYLQQHAQNPVDWIAWDENVLERAKEEHKPIFISIGYSTCHWCHVMAHESFENETIAEIINTYFIPVKIDREELSHLDSHYQQLHRQLYGRSGGWPLNAILTEEGKVFWIGTYVPPHSEEGVEGMDSMMKRFGEGYARDKEKYRALAMNIEKISPTVVADGNISAKALFESVTSNYDALYHGFGIAPKFPEASKIALLLDLAELGNPQAKKMALEILHTMALSGLYDQSEGGFFRYSTDAGWEIPHFEKMLYNQAELIPLYVRAYQMTHNPLYADVVRETIAMMQHRFGSNGVFYSASDADSDHEEGGYFIYTEQELKQLNLSASLNAALELEDGANFEGKYHLHLATPTRPKEFRELQTRLQELRKNRHYPFIDTKIITSWNAMMIEALYKAGAIDPAYTQMGDTSLNILLKTLQVEGTLYHQRVQGYPITQKSPFRGLCFSHLGTPSRIPSHLG; encoded by the coding sequence TTGGGGGTCATTCCAAGCCTCTTTTTTATATCTTCTCTTTTCGCCTCCAACTCCCTCATTCACTCTTCTTCCCCGTATCTGCAACAACACGCACAAAATCCTGTCGACTGGATTGCATGGGATGAGAACGTACTGGAGCGTGCCAAAGAAGAGCATAAACCGATTTTCATCTCCATCGGGTACAGTACCTGTCATTGGTGTCATGTCATGGCGCATGAATCGTTCGAAAATGAAACCATCGCCGAAATTATCAACACCTATTTTATCCCCGTAAAAATCGACCGTGAAGAACTCAGCCATCTCGACAGTCACTACCAACAGCTCCATCGACAACTCTATGGACGCTCAGGAGGATGGCCGCTAAATGCGATACTGACCGAAGAGGGAAAAGTGTTTTGGATCGGAACGTATGTACCGCCGCACAGCGAAGAAGGGGTGGAGGGGATGGACTCGATGATGAAACGCTTCGGCGAGGGGTATGCACGTGATAAAGAAAAATACCGTGCTCTTGCCATGAATATCGAAAAGATCTCTCCGACTGTTGTAGCGGATGGGAACATTTCTGCCAAAGCACTTTTTGAATCCGTCACCTCTAACTATGACGCACTCTATCACGGATTTGGAATTGCCCCTAAATTTCCGGAAGCCTCCAAAATAGCGTTATTGCTCGATCTTGCGGAACTCGGTAATCCCCAAGCCAAAAAAATGGCTTTAGAGATACTCCACACCATGGCACTGAGCGGTCTGTATGATCAAAGCGAAGGGGGATTTTTCCGTTACAGTACCGATGCCGGATGGGAGATTCCCCATTTTGAGAAGATGCTCTACAATCAAGCCGAATTGATACCGCTTTACGTTCGCGCTTATCAAATGACCCATAATCCACTGTATGCGGATGTCGTTCGAGAAACAATAGCCATGATGCAACACCGATTTGGAAGCAATGGAGTGTTTTACAGTGCCAGTGATGCGGACAGCGACCATGAGGAGGGAGGCTATTTTATCTACACTGAGCAGGAATTAAAACAGCTCAATCTCTCCGCATCACTCAATGCGGCATTGGAGCTGGAAGATGGCGCAAATTTCGAGGGGAAATACCATCTTCACCTTGCAACACCCACACGCCCCAAAGAGTTTCGTGAACTTCAAACTAGGCTGCAAGAACTTCGCAAAAATCGTCATTATCCCTTTATCGATACCAAAATCATCACCTCGTGGAATGCGATGATGATCGAAGCGCTTTACAAAGCGGGTGCGATTGATCCCGCCTATACACAAATGGGAGATACTTCGCTCAATATCCTTCTCAAAACGCTCCAAGTCGAGGGGACGTTATACCATCAAAGAGTTCAAGGGTATCCGATCACCCAAAAAAGCCCTTTTAGAGGATTATGCTTTTCTCATCTCGGCACTCCTAGTCGGATACCAAGCCACCTTGGATGA
- a CDS encoding CmpA/NrtA family ABC transporter substrate-binding protein, translating into MKSLNVFAKGALMLSLAASVAMAAPEKKDLKIGFIPLTDCAALVIAKEKGFFAKHGLNVELSKEASWANVRDKMTVGELDASHMLAAMPIATTLGVGSAKKDMVALMALGQNGDAITVSNKMYDAMMAADPVATKKGSASALKKVIASKTMGVPEFGMTFPTGTHNYHVRYWMAAGGVNPDTDVALKVVPPPQMVANMTAGNIDGYCVGEPWNQRAVMGNIGKTVVTGYQLWQDGPEKVLGVQKAFADQNPETTKAMIKAVIEAGMWLDASWENRKEASAILSSKSYVNAPKDVIDNSMTGTYMFTNGVNTPMPNFNVFGKKQALYPYYSHGLWQVTQMIRWGQLDHAIDMKKTVESVYRPDLFAKAAKEVNYALPSSGWKVEKKFIDGVTFDPNKSVDYIYNAPIKSPKITKEALMKVNKWSVK; encoded by the coding sequence ATGAAAAGCTTGAATGTATTTGCAAAAGGTGCTCTAATGCTCTCATTAGCCGCTTCGGTGGCGATGGCAGCTCCAGAGAAAAAAGATCTCAAAATCGGATTCATCCCATTAACCGATTGTGCGGCACTGGTTATCGCAAAAGAAAAAGGGTTCTTTGCCAAACACGGTCTCAATGTTGAGCTAAGCAAAGAGGCTTCATGGGCGAATGTCCGTGACAAAATGACCGTCGGTGAACTCGATGCGTCTCATATGCTCGCGGCAATGCCGATCGCGACAACACTCGGTGTCGGAAGTGCGAAAAAAGATATGGTTGCCCTCATGGCACTGGGTCAAAACGGCGATGCTATCACCGTCTCGAATAAAATGTATGATGCAATGATGGCCGCTGATCCGGTCGCTACCAAAAAAGGCTCAGCGAGTGCTCTCAAAAAAGTAATCGCTTCCAAAACGATGGGAGTTCCGGAATTCGGGATGACATTTCCTACCGGAACCCATAACTACCATGTTCGATACTGGATGGCAGCGGGGGGTGTAAATCCCGATACCGATGTCGCTCTCAAAGTCGTTCCGCCACCCCAAATGGTTGCCAACATGACCGCCGGAAATATCGACGGCTACTGTGTGGGTGAACCGTGGAATCAACGTGCCGTTATGGGAAATATCGGTAAAACCGTCGTGACCGGATATCAACTCTGGCAAGATGGACCGGAGAAAGTCCTCGGAGTCCAAAAAGCGTTTGCCGATCAAAATCCCGAAACGACCAAAGCGATGATCAAAGCGGTGATCGAAGCGGGAATGTGGCTTGATGCGTCGTGGGAAAACCGTAAAGAAGCTTCTGCGATTCTCTCTAGTAAATCGTATGTCAATGCCCCGAAAGATGTTATCGATAACTCGATGACCGGAACCTATATGTTCACTAACGGTGTCAATACACCGATGCCGAACTTCAACGTATTCGGTAAAAAACAGGCTCTTTATCCGTATTACAGTCATGGCCTATGGCAGGTCACCCAAATGATCCGCTGGGGACAACTCGATCATGCAATCGACATGAAAAAAACCGTTGAGAGCGTCTATCGCCCCGATCTGTTTGCTAAAGCGGCTAAAGAGGTCAATTACGCTCTCCCATCATCTGGATGGAAAGTGGAGAAAAAATTCATCGACGGTGTAACGTTTGATCCGAATAAATCAGTAGATTATATCTATAACGCACCGATCAAATCGCCGAAAATCACCAAAGAAGCACTTATGAAAGTGAATAAGTGGAGTGTGAAGTAA